A window from Chloroflexaceae bacterium encodes these proteins:
- a CDS encoding MBL fold metallo-hydrolase, with amino-acid sequence MHIITIKLSLANVFLLRGERWIVIDGGAPGDGARILRAAARYGIAPGDIGLILLTHGHLDHFGGAAELRASTGAPIAVHRADLLLLREGRNPTSLRSTDLEGQLLRPFLPWRTTPLEPDITFEDSFDLAPFGIETRTVHTPGHSAGHSVVPLPDGNLIAGDLLRGGFLGGRLRGRLPNPPYFVTDAVQQSASLQLALSLPAHTWHIGHGGPLAVERIRARTKRLGLG; translated from the coding sequence ATGCACATCATCACCATTAAACTATCCCTCGCCAACGTCTTCCTGCTGCGCGGGGAACGCTGGATCGTCATAGACGGCGGCGCGCCCGGCGATGGCGCTCGCATCCTGCGCGCCGCCGCCCGCTACGGGATCGCGCCTGGTGACATCGGGCTAATCCTGCTTACCCACGGCCATCTTGACCACTTTGGCGGCGCCGCCGAGTTGCGCGCCAGCACCGGCGCGCCGATCGCCGTCCACCGCGCTGATCTGCTTCTGCTGCGCGAGGGCCGCAACCCCACCTCCCTGCGCAGCACCGATCTGGAAGGCCAGCTCTTGCGACCCTTTCTGCCCTGGCGCACCACGCCCCTGGAACCGGATATCACCTTTGAGGATTCCTTCGACCTCGCCCCGTTCGGCATCGAAACGCGCACCGTCCACACTCCCGGTCACAGCGCCGGGCACAGCGTGGTGCCGCTGCCAGACGGCAACCTCATCGCCGGCGATCTGTTGCGCGGCGGCTTCCTGGGCGGGCGGCTGCGCGGGCGCCTGCCCAACCCGCCGTACTTCGTCACCGACGCGGTGCAACAGTCGGCCAGTCTGCAACTGGCCCTGAGCCTGCCCGCCCACACCTGGCACATCGGTCACGGCGGGCCGCTCGCCGTCGAACGCATCCGCGCCCGCACGAAGCGCCTGGGGCTGGGGTGA
- the msrB gene encoding peptide-methionine (R)-S-oxide reductase MsrB, protein MQPFKKPSDDELRRRLTPLQYQVTQREGTEPPFANEFYNNKREGIYVDIVSGEPLFSSRDKFDSGTGWPSFTRPLAPENIVTRADYKLGMERIEVRSKHADSHLGHVFDDGPAPTGLRYCINSAALRFIPVEDLEREGYGEYLALFR, encoded by the coding sequence ATGCAACCCTTCAAGAAGCCATCAGACGACGAACTGCGCCGCAGGCTCACACCACTGCAGTATCAGGTGACCCAGCGCGAGGGCACCGAGCCGCCCTTCGCAAACGAGTTCTACAATAATAAGCGCGAAGGGATCTACGTGGACATCGTTTCGGGTGAGCCGCTCTTCAGTTCGCGCGATAAGTTTGACTCGGGCACAGGCTGGCCAAGTTTTACGCGTCCCCTGGCGCCCGAAAACATCGTTACCCGCGCCGATTACAAACTGGGGATGGAACGCATCGAGGTGCGCTCGAAGCACGCCGATTCGCATCTCGGCCACGTGTTCGACGATGGCCCCGCCCCTACCGGCCTGCGCTACTGCATCAACTCCGCCGCCTTGCGCTTCATCCCGGTCGAAGACCTCGAACGGGAGGGCTATGGCGAGTATCTGGCCCTCTTCCGCTGA